One part of the Quercus lobata isolate SW786 chromosome 7, ValleyOak3.0 Primary Assembly, whole genome shotgun sequence genome encodes these proteins:
- the LOC115953279 gene encoding uncharacterized protein LOC115953279 isoform X2 has protein sequence MDEDLSNRASILPWIWVIEALARFKQVDVSVLHDLIELVPELPDDLGKNMREMLALRCLECLFDPSNGVRNGDCSTLDSKVGLDFSKSCEDVLQHILHETSLSDLKIAGPELLKWDVHPFIIHKRAGMPKLALQQLKDSILEGIHPYADSLKERSGLTLTSAGDGIPVNNGNHNALTHRVNGSCFDTQHMGAKGNLIPTMLENGNQLLKKDPCNRNLLPSKRGRNRSATENMVGDFHENQNTLNDGYILHINAKKQKQCPSSSIQSIEENLVPLHGTEPLEDSSARVMPVSEREDCDLAKDQIGTLKEGRVLEDGHDEHTVSVRCGHISDDEFHHNQSETSDNATMICQDPSADEPCKNITVNKDIDDSEHCVDPRPLIGPYSATMMVQDMSVEDKDDSEHCAEPRTSSGPLLSKTLEDEFHHNQSGTLDSATIMLQDPSADKPFQHISVNKDKNDGEHCVEPRPFTGSLPPCSASVMVQGMSEVKHSQKISVDEIKDDSDNRAEPRTSSVPLLNKTLENESQCNCGHDFQLKAPYAASLDGFQQKIITNEAEEVMDHCCEAETSNVSDECHKYKIDVPKKKLEFLSSQCKYSHDSLASASCTEHNFCVRCNEGGQLLVCNTRNCPLVVHENCLGFSSRFDNNGNFYCPFCVYSLAMSEYLEAKKKASLAETELNKFIHMDLKHRRKELMQQAEPSASCDNVNATLREEEATVTTGTLNEFTNQGQAHHEENTDVTPVNQRQAEEGFHQEVSGQQIADPPREPVWALNIDGEGTSGDETNKSIIFNYSIRLRRRESYQRECRNLQTPTTVISHGRTFWNLVVMCSDQIVQQ, from the exons ATGGACGAAGATTTATCTAATCGTGCTTCAATCcttccatggatttgggtcaTTGAAGCTCTTGCACGCTTCAAGCAAGTGGACGTTTCTGTTTTGCATG ATTTGATTGAATTGGTTCCAGAATTACCTGATGATTTGGGGAAAAACATGAGGGAAATGTTAGCTTTGAGATGTTTGGAGTGTTTATTTGATCCCTCTAATGGAGTCAGAAATGGTGATTGTTCTACCCTGGATTCAAAAGTTGGGcttgatttttcaaaaagctgtGAAGATGTTCTCCAACACATATTGCATGag ACATCATTATCAGATCTTAAAATTGCTGGACCTGAGCTCCTAAAATGGGATGTTCACCCCTTTATTATTCATAAAAGAGCTGGAATGCCTAAGCTTGCCTTACAACAG CTGAAAGATTCAATTCTTGAAGGTATTCATCCATATGCTGATTCCTTGAAGGAAAGGAGTGGATTGACATTGACAAGTGCAGGTGATGGAATTCCTGTGAATAATGGTAATCACAATGCACTTACACATAGAGTTAATGGGAGCTGCTTTGATACTCAACACATGGGAGCAAAAGGGAACTTGATACCAACAATGCTTGAGAATGGGAATCAGCTATTGAAAAAAGATCCTTGTAATAGGAATTTATTACCTTCCAAGAGGGGAAGAAATAGGTCTGCTACTGAAAATATGGTTGGCGACTTCCATGAGAACCAAAATACATTAAATGATGGTTACATACTccacataaatgccaaaaagcAGAAGCAATGTCCCTCTTCTTCAATTCAGTCCATAGAAGAGAACCTAGTCCCTCTACATGGAACAGAACCGTTAGAAGATTCTTCTGCAAGAGTCATGCCAGTTTCTGAAAGAGAAGATTGTGATTTGGCAAAAGATCAGATAGGAACTCTGAAAGAAGGCAGGGTTCTAGAGGATGGTCATGATGAGCATACTGTCTCGGTGAGATGTGGCCACATCAGTGATGATGAATTCCATCATAATCAGTCAGAGACTTCTGATAATGCCACAATGATATGTCAAGATCCTTCTGCAGATGAACCTTGTAAAAATATCACTGTCAACAAAGACATAGATGATAGTGAGCACTGTGTTGACCCAAGACCATTAATTGGTCCCTATAGTGCAACCATGATGGTTCAAGACATGTCTGTTGAAGACAAAGATGATAGTGAGCATTGTGCTGAACCTAGAACATCAAGTGGTCCTCTCCTGAGCAAGACTCTAGAAGATGAATTCCATCATAATCAGTCAGGGACTCTTGATAGTGCCACAATAATGCTTCAAGATCCATCTGCAGATAAACCTTTCCAACATATCTCTgtcaacaaagacaaaaatgaTGGTGAGCATTGTGTTGAACCAAGACCATTTACTGGTTCTCTCCCTCCTTGTAGTGCCAGTGTGATGGTTCAGGGCATGTCTGAAGTTAAACATAGTCAAAAGATCTCTGTTGATGAAATCAAAGATGATAGTGACAATCGTGCTGAACCTAGAACATCAAGCGTTCCTCTCTTGAACAAGACTCTAGAAAATGAATCCCAATGTAATTGCGGACATGATTTTCAACTAAAAGCACCATATGCTGCATCACTGGATGGATTCCAGCAGAAGATTATCACTAATGAAGCTGAAGAGGTTATGGATCATTGTTGTGAAGCAGAGACATCAAACGTCAGCGATGAGTgtcacaaatataaaattgatgtCCCCAAGAAAAAACTTGAATTCTTGAGCTCCCAGTGCAAGTATAGTCATGATTCCTTAGCATCAGCTAGTTGTACAGAGCATAACTTTTGTGTGAGGTGTAATGAAGGTGGTCAATTGTTAGTATGTAACACCAGGAATTGCCCATTGGTGGTTCATGAGAACTGTTTGGGTTTCTCATCCAGATTTGACAACAATGGAAACTTTTACTGCCCCTTCTGTGTATATTCTCTTGCTATGTCAGAGTACCTTGAAGCTAAGAAAAAGGCCTCCTTGGCAGAGACAGAACTAAACAAGTTTATTCATATGGATTTGAAGCATCGGCGAAAAGAACTCATGCAACAAGCAGAACCTTCTGCATCATGTGATAATGTCAATGCAACACTAAGAGAGGAAGAGGCAACTGTAACTACTGGGACACTAAATGAATTCACTAACCAAGGACAAGCTCACCATGAGGAAAACACAGATGTTACTCCTGTCAATCAAAGACAAGCAGAAGAAGGATTTCATCAGGAAGTTTCAGGGCAACAGATTGCTGATCCACCACGGGAACCTGTTTGGGCACTTAATATTGATGGTGAAGGAACTTCTGGAGATGAAACTAATAAGtctatcatttttaattattcaataagATTACGAAGGCGGGAGAGTTATCA GAGGGAGTGCAGAAACTTACAAACCCCAACGACAGTAATATCCCATGGAAGAACATTTTGGAATTTGGTGGTGATGTGTTCCGACCAGATCGTACAACAATAG
- the LOC115953279 gene encoding uncharacterized protein LOC115953279 isoform X1, whose translation MDEDLSNRASILPWIWVIEALARFKQVDVSVLHDLIELVPELPDDLGKNMREMLALRCLECLFDPSNGVRNGDCSTLDSKVGLDFSKSCEDVLQHILHETSLSDLKIAGPELLKWDVHPFIIHKRAGMPKLALQQLKDSILEGIHPYADSLKERSGLTLTSAGDGIPVNNGNHNALTHRVNGSCFDTQHMGAKGNLIPTMLENGNQLLKKDPCNRNLLPSKRGRNRSATENMVGDFHENQNTLNDGYILHINAKKQKQCPSSSIQSIEENLVPLHGTEPLEDSSARVMPVSEREDCDLAKDQIGTLKEGRVLEDGHDEHTVSVRCGHISDDEFHHNQSETSDNATMICQDPSADEPCKNITVNKDIDDSEHCVDPRPLIGPYSATMMVQDMSVEDKDDSEHCAEPRTSSGPLLSKTLEDEFHHNQSGTLDSATIMLQDPSADKPFQHISVNKDKNDGEHCVEPRPFTGSLPPCSASVMVQGMSEVKHSQKISVDEIKDDSDNRAEPRTSSVPLLNKTLENESQCNCGHDFQLKAPYAASLDGFQQKIITNEAEEVMDHCCEAETSNVSDECHKYKIDVPKKKLEFLSSQCKYSHDSLASASCTEHNFCVRCNEGGQLLVCNTRNCPLVVHENCLGFSSRFDNNGNFYCPFCVYSLAMSEYLEAKKKASLAETELNKFIHMDLKHRRKELMQQAEPSASCDNVNATLREEEATVTTGTLNEFTNQGQAHHEENTDVTPVNQRQAEEGFHQEVSGQQIADPPREPVWALNIDGEGTSGDETNKSIIFNYSIRLRRRESYHTYPVLPPLRRRKRVPWTAEEEERLKEGVQKLTNPNDSNIPWKNILEFGGDVFRPDRTTIDLKDKWRNMCKRSPKSKQ comes from the exons ATGGACGAAGATTTATCTAATCGTGCTTCAATCcttccatggatttgggtcaTTGAAGCTCTTGCACGCTTCAAGCAAGTGGACGTTTCTGTTTTGCATG ATTTGATTGAATTGGTTCCAGAATTACCTGATGATTTGGGGAAAAACATGAGGGAAATGTTAGCTTTGAGATGTTTGGAGTGTTTATTTGATCCCTCTAATGGAGTCAGAAATGGTGATTGTTCTACCCTGGATTCAAAAGTTGGGcttgatttttcaaaaagctgtGAAGATGTTCTCCAACACATATTGCATGag ACATCATTATCAGATCTTAAAATTGCTGGACCTGAGCTCCTAAAATGGGATGTTCACCCCTTTATTATTCATAAAAGAGCTGGAATGCCTAAGCTTGCCTTACAACAG CTGAAAGATTCAATTCTTGAAGGTATTCATCCATATGCTGATTCCTTGAAGGAAAGGAGTGGATTGACATTGACAAGTGCAGGTGATGGAATTCCTGTGAATAATGGTAATCACAATGCACTTACACATAGAGTTAATGGGAGCTGCTTTGATACTCAACACATGGGAGCAAAAGGGAACTTGATACCAACAATGCTTGAGAATGGGAATCAGCTATTGAAAAAAGATCCTTGTAATAGGAATTTATTACCTTCCAAGAGGGGAAGAAATAGGTCTGCTACTGAAAATATGGTTGGCGACTTCCATGAGAACCAAAATACATTAAATGATGGTTACATACTccacataaatgccaaaaagcAGAAGCAATGTCCCTCTTCTTCAATTCAGTCCATAGAAGAGAACCTAGTCCCTCTACATGGAACAGAACCGTTAGAAGATTCTTCTGCAAGAGTCATGCCAGTTTCTGAAAGAGAAGATTGTGATTTGGCAAAAGATCAGATAGGAACTCTGAAAGAAGGCAGGGTTCTAGAGGATGGTCATGATGAGCATACTGTCTCGGTGAGATGTGGCCACATCAGTGATGATGAATTCCATCATAATCAGTCAGAGACTTCTGATAATGCCACAATGATATGTCAAGATCCTTCTGCAGATGAACCTTGTAAAAATATCACTGTCAACAAAGACATAGATGATAGTGAGCACTGTGTTGACCCAAGACCATTAATTGGTCCCTATAGTGCAACCATGATGGTTCAAGACATGTCTGTTGAAGACAAAGATGATAGTGAGCATTGTGCTGAACCTAGAACATCAAGTGGTCCTCTCCTGAGCAAGACTCTAGAAGATGAATTCCATCATAATCAGTCAGGGACTCTTGATAGTGCCACAATAATGCTTCAAGATCCATCTGCAGATAAACCTTTCCAACATATCTCTgtcaacaaagacaaaaatgaTGGTGAGCATTGTGTTGAACCAAGACCATTTACTGGTTCTCTCCCTCCTTGTAGTGCCAGTGTGATGGTTCAGGGCATGTCTGAAGTTAAACATAGTCAAAAGATCTCTGTTGATGAAATCAAAGATGATAGTGACAATCGTGCTGAACCTAGAACATCAAGCGTTCCTCTCTTGAACAAGACTCTAGAAAATGAATCCCAATGTAATTGCGGACATGATTTTCAACTAAAAGCACCATATGCTGCATCACTGGATGGATTCCAGCAGAAGATTATCACTAATGAAGCTGAAGAGGTTATGGATCATTGTTGTGAAGCAGAGACATCAAACGTCAGCGATGAGTgtcacaaatataaaattgatgtCCCCAAGAAAAAACTTGAATTCTTGAGCTCCCAGTGCAAGTATAGTCATGATTCCTTAGCATCAGCTAGTTGTACAGAGCATAACTTTTGTGTGAGGTGTAATGAAGGTGGTCAATTGTTAGTATGTAACACCAGGAATTGCCCATTGGTGGTTCATGAGAACTGTTTGGGTTTCTCATCCAGATTTGACAACAATGGAAACTTTTACTGCCCCTTCTGTGTATATTCTCTTGCTATGTCAGAGTACCTTGAAGCTAAGAAAAAGGCCTCCTTGGCAGAGACAGAACTAAACAAGTTTATTCATATGGATTTGAAGCATCGGCGAAAAGAACTCATGCAACAAGCAGAACCTTCTGCATCATGTGATAATGTCAATGCAACACTAAGAGAGGAAGAGGCAACTGTAACTACTGGGACACTAAATGAATTCACTAACCAAGGACAAGCTCACCATGAGGAAAACACAGATGTTACTCCTGTCAATCAAAGACAAGCAGAAGAAGGATTTCATCAGGAAGTTTCAGGGCAACAGATTGCTGATCCACCACGGGAACCTGTTTGGGCACTTAATATTGATGGTGAAGGAACTTCTGGAGATGAAACTAATAAGtctatcatttttaattattcaataagATTACGAAGGCGGGAGAGTTATCA tACATACCCAGTACTTCCTCCTCTGCGAAGGCGAAAAAGGGTTCCATGGACTGCCGAGGAGGAAGAGAGACTAAAG GAGGGAGTGCAGAAACTTACAAACCCCAACGACAGTAATATCCCATGGAAGAACATTTTGGAATTTGGTGGTGATGTGTTCCGACCAGATCGTACAACAATAGACCTAAAGGACAAATGGAGGAACATGTGCAAAAGAAGCCCCAAGTCAAAACAGTAG